From a single Gimesia fumaroli genomic region:
- a CDS encoding 6-bladed beta-propeller — MSNSTILYGDPPPQTIRFLKTWGQQGPKPGEFHFPIDIVINAADEIFVTDHLNDRVQKFDREGTLLAHFPVLPNPGGLALDKRGNLILSHIVASGSSKHKIGDRISIYSPAGKLIRQWGETGSKPGQFNCPGGIAVASNGHIYVADQTNHRVQVFDPKGKFLFQWGKYGNQPGEFGGKSSQNSRVGGPQFIAFDSKGTVWTTEGANCRIQQFTAEGKLLQHWGSEADQPGGFGGLFTGFKGRPAKGLLGPIAVCIEPNNQLWISAVNGRVQQFSPAGKYLRGLVQEQGTGPGQFYAPHGMAFDSQGDLYVVDAYNHRIQKFEIKR, encoded by the coding sequence ATGTCAAATTCGACAATTTTGTACGGCGATCCGCCTCCTCAAACCATTCGGTTCCTGAAAACCTGGGGCCAGCAAGGACCAAAACCGGGTGAGTTCCATTTCCCAATCGACATCGTCATTAATGCCGCTGATGAGATTTTTGTGACGGACCATCTGAATGATCGCGTACAAAAGTTTGATCGGGAAGGAACGCTGTTGGCACACTTTCCTGTGTTGCCCAATCCAGGCGGCCTTGCTCTTGATAAACGCGGTAACCTGATTTTATCACATATCGTGGCATCGGGTTCGAGCAAGCATAAAATCGGTGATCGCATCTCTATCTATTCTCCCGCAGGGAAACTCATCCGCCAGTGGGGGGAAACGGGAAGCAAACCAGGACAATTTAACTGCCCGGGTGGGATCGCAGTCGCTTCGAATGGCCACATCTATGTTGCTGATCAGACCAACCACCGCGTCCAGGTGTTTGATCCGAAAGGAAAATTCCTGTTTCAATGGGGAAAATACGGAAACCAACCTGGAGAGTTTGGCGGAAAGTCGTCTCAAAACTCGCGCGTGGGGGGTCCGCAGTTCATTGCCTTTGATTCGAAAGGAACGGTCTGGACAACAGAAGGCGCCAACTGCCGGATCCAGCAATTTACGGCAGAGGGAAAACTGCTGCAGCACTGGGGTAGTGAGGCAGACCAGCCTGGCGGTTTCGGTGGACTGTTTACCGGCTTCAAAGGCCGTCCAGCAAAAGGACTCCTGGGACCAATTGCGGTCTGCATCGAACCGAACAATCAACTTTGGATCTCAGCAGTCAACGGACGCGTCCAACAGTTTTCGCCAGCAGGAAAGTATCTACGTGGTCTAGTGCAGGAACAGGGAACCGGCCCTGGGCAGTTTTATGCTCCACACGGCATGGCGTTCGACAGCCAGGGGGACCTGTATGTGGTCGATGCCTATAACCATCGCATCCAAAAGTTTGAAATAAAACGTTGA
- a CDS encoding prenyltransferase/squalene oxidase repeat-containing protein, whose protein sequence is MSHHEPSEISDSESKYSRRFALGAAFWSGLAAVRGWCGAKPVEAALAHPEHVTPHTRAAIERGLRWLASRQVADGGFGRRGSYARNVGVCALAGTAFLAHRGMTGRYRRSIQECIRYLTSRAQDDGLIIEADVKTHAPLYGHGFATMFLGQVFGESFDPQMRHVLKAATQLILNLQNEQGGWCYTSDPEDADVSITTCQMLALFSARQAGIGVPRSAIDHSVAFLRRAQNPDGGFRYRLSDPPESLFPRSAAAVVALTCAGLQDEEVVQRGRDYLREPHPPLELSLGQLAEYHFYGRFYATHAAWQAGNSEWDRWYPTVRDELLAQQSPEGAWHDANIGDEYATAMALIVLQFPYRNVPLLTIR, encoded by the coding sequence ATGTCTCATCACGAACCATCTGAAATTTCTGACTCAGAATCAAAGTATTCCCGTCGTTTTGCATTGGGGGCAGCGTTTTGGAGTGGACTTGCCGCCGTGCGAGGCTGGTGCGGAGCAAAGCCAGTCGAAGCAGCACTTGCGCACCCCGAACATGTAACACCGCATACAAGGGCTGCGATTGAACGAGGTTTACGGTGGCTGGCATCTCGGCAGGTTGCCGACGGCGGATTTGGCAGACGCGGCTCGTATGCACGCAATGTCGGGGTCTGCGCATTGGCGGGGACGGCGTTTCTGGCACACCGTGGGATGACGGGACGGTATCGCCGCTCGATTCAGGAGTGCATTCGATACCTCACCAGCAGGGCACAAGACGATGGCTTGATCATCGAAGCAGATGTCAAAACTCACGCACCGCTCTACGGACATGGATTTGCCACGATGTTTCTCGGGCAGGTCTTCGGTGAGTCGTTCGACCCCCAAATGCGTCATGTCTTAAAAGCAGCCACACAACTGATTTTGAATCTGCAGAACGAGCAGGGGGGCTGGTGTTACACTTCCGATCCAGAAGATGCCGACGTGTCAATTACCACCTGTCAGATGCTGGCTCTGTTTTCTGCGCGACAGGCGGGCATTGGCGTGCCCCGATCTGCCATCGATCACAGTGTTGCATTTTTACGGCGGGCACAGAATCCCGATGGCGGATTTCGCTATCGATTGAGCGACCCTCCCGAGTCCCTTTTTCCACGCTCCGCAGCAGCGGTGGTCGCGTTGACCTGTGCCGGCTTGCAGGATGAGGAAGTCGTACAACGTGGCCGTGACTATCTACGCGAACCACACCCACCTTTGGAACTCTCGCTGGGACAACTGGCGGAATACCATTTCTACGGCCGCTTTTACGCGACCCATGCCGCCTGGCAGGCTGGGAATAGTGAATGGGATCGCTGGTATCCGACCGTTCGCGATGAATTGCTGGCACAGCAATCTCCCGAGGGGGCCTGGCACGACGCGAATATCGGCGACGAATACGCAACCGCGATGGCGCTGATTGTATTACAATTTCCTTATCGCAATGTGCCTTTGCTGACGATACGCTGA
- a CDS encoding 2OG-Fe(II) oxygenase, with protein MRRIIQLRNFLSKAECTALIERLESEGFREQFSGDRDRVVRARCVYEDRELAQSYWERIQSHVPDLSDTYTDGFSPYPHLHAPLKNFQSCGLNEVLRCYKYLPGEQFRRHEDFAFEWSETRRTFYTVLFYLNDAFTGGETTFDHTMVTPETGLAVIFPHELYHCGNRVETGVKYALRSDVIFEVPPQRLNAG; from the coding sequence ATGAGACGGATTATCCAGTTAAGAAACTTTCTCAGCAAAGCAGAATGCACCGCGCTCATCGAGCGTCTGGAATCAGAGGGCTTTCGGGAACAATTCTCGGGAGACCGTGATCGCGTGGTGCGCGCCCGCTGTGTCTATGAAGATCGGGAACTGGCGCAGTCTTACTGGGAACGCATTCAATCTCATGTGCCGGACCTGTCCGACACTTATACCGACGGTTTCAGTCCCTATCCGCACCTGCATGCGCCGCTGAAGAATTTTCAATCGTGTGGCTTGAATGAAGTCTTGCGCTGTTACAAATATCTTCCCGGCGAGCAGTTCCGACGTCATGAAGACTTTGCGTTTGAGTGGAGTGAAACCCGCCGAACATTTTACACGGTTCTGTTTTATCTCAATGATGCGTTTACCGGCGGGGAAACTACCTTTGATCATACCATGGTCACTCCAGAAACCGGTCTGGCTGTCATCTTTCCTCACGAACTGTATCATTGCGGAAACCGAGTTGAAACAGGCGTCAAGTATGCACTACGTTCCGATGTGATTTTTGAGGTACCTCCCCAGCGATTGAACGCGGGTTGA